In Symmachiella dynata, the following are encoded in one genomic region:
- a CDS encoding DUF1501 domain-containing protein yields MGRSRFCDGVRRRDMLTIGAAGMFGAGLSMSQMLQLQAAAAEQGKSTDDISLIILFLQGGISTIDTWDMKPNAPAEFRGEFDPIATSVPGIQLCEHLPHLAQQMDKFSLVRSFAHRNSSHGHADHFILTGYHPTPAFDSKLKPNNEKPSHGSVIAKKLGPRGSVPAYVALPKMHNSGGGAFLGSDADPFTVAADPNTPNFAVRDLAPPLTVPAARLGHRRDLLAMVDRYQSSAEVAANQSARALSTFQQRAFDLMTSPETKRAFDIGDESKKLRDEYGRHTLGQSCLMARRLVEAGVRCVLVHHSDWDTHNDNFHMLKNRLLPKLDTGMSTLFRDLSDRGMLENTFVLVTGEFGRTPRINKDAGRDHWGPSTALAMGGGGMTNGIVVGDSGPRAERPVTNPYGPKDLAATIYHSLGISPETIFHTPEGRPMPIVPHGGKVIGELFS; encoded by the coding sequence ATGGGTCGATCACGATTTTGCGATGGGGTTCGTCGGCGGGATATGTTGACAATCGGCGCCGCCGGGATGTTTGGTGCTGGCTTGTCGATGTCGCAGATGTTGCAGCTCCAAGCGGCCGCTGCGGAACAGGGAAAATCGACCGACGACATTTCGTTGATCATTCTGTTCCTGCAAGGTGGAATCAGCACGATCGATACCTGGGACATGAAGCCCAATGCTCCCGCCGAATTTCGCGGCGAATTCGATCCCATCGCGACCAGCGTGCCGGGCATCCAGCTCTGCGAACATCTGCCCCATCTCGCCCAGCAAATGGACAAGTTTTCCCTCGTCCGCAGTTTCGCGCACCGCAACTCCAGTCATGGACATGCCGACCATTTTATTCTCACCGGCTATCACCCGACGCCGGCGTTTGATTCCAAACTCAAACCAAACAATGAAAAACCCTCGCACGGCTCGGTGATCGCCAAGAAGCTCGGCCCCCGCGGCTCGGTTCCCGCTTATGTCGCGTTGCCCAAGATGCACAACAGTGGCGGCGGCGCGTTTTTGGGTTCCGATGCCGACCCGTTCACCGTCGCGGCCGATCCCAACACGCCGAACTTTGCCGTCCGCGATTTGGCGCCCCCGCTCACTGTCCCCGCTGCGCGGTTAGGACACCGCCGCGATCTGTTGGCAATGGTGGATCGCTATCAATCCTCGGCCGAAGTCGCCGCCAATCAGTCCGCCCGCGCTTTAAGCACGTTCCAACAACGCGCATTTGACTTAATGACCTCGCCAGAGACCAAACGTGCATTCGACATCGGCGATGAATCAAAAAAACTTCGCGACGAATACGGTCGGCACACGCTGGGCCAATCTTGCCTGATGGCCAGGCGGCTGGTTGAAGCGGGGGTGCGTTGCGTGCTGGTGCATCACAGCGATTGGGATACGCACAACGACAATTTCCACATGCTCAAAAACCGGCTGTTGCCCAAGCTCGATACGGGAATGTCGACGCTGTTTAGGGATCTGTCGGATCGCGGGATGTTAGAAAATACCTTCGTACTCGTCACCGGAGAATTCGGCCGCACGCCGCGGATTAACAAAGATGCCGGCCGCGACCACTGGGGTCCCAGCACTGCTCTCGCCATGGGCGGCGGAGGCATGACCAACGGCATCGTCGTCGGCGATTCCGGCCCCCGCGCCGAACGCCCCGTCACCAACCCCTACGGCCCCAAAGACCTCGCAGCGACCATCTACCACAGCCTGGGCATCTCCCCAGAAACCATCTTCCACACCCCCGAAGGCCGCCCGATGCCGATCGTTCCACATGGGGGGAAGGTGATTGGGGAGTTGTTTTCGTAG
- a CDS encoding four helix bundle protein, with the protein MTAVRHYRDLVAWQKAMDIVEAVYRATSTFPADERFGLTQQLRRAVVSVPSNIAERQGRKSTNEFIHFLSIAKGSLCEVETQLIIAQRLGYLQNELLDQLLTQSDEVGRIMNGLTRSLAKKTKPQIL; encoded by the coding sequence ATCACTGCTGTTCGTCATTATCGTGATTTGGTGGCTTGGCAGAAAGCAATGGACATCGTGGAGGCTGTCTATCGAGCGACTTCGACTTTCCCGGCTGACGAACGATTTGGACTCACTCAACAATTGCGGCGAGCCGTGGTCTCGGTGCCATCCAATATCGCCGAAAGACAAGGGAGAAAATCGACAAACGAGTTCATTCATTTTCTCTCGATTGCCAAAGGCTCACTCTGCGAAGTCGAAACACAACTGATCATTGCTCAACGACTGGGATATCTACAAAACGAACTGCTGGATCAGCTACTCACCCAATCAGATGAAGTCGGCCGGATCATGAATGGCCTAACAAGATCCCTGGCGAAAAAAACGAAACCACAGATCCTATGA
- a CDS encoding PPC domain-containing protein yields MTFLFLQPNALKRTLKVWPLATGHWPLTLLLTAHCLLPTSLHADPPSVSYIFPAGGQRGTSVAFHVGGHYLHEVCPFDMLGPGVKATPLLHRAPHTTWFEGPLVPKPYSSKSEDYPKDQAGAVSIAPDAPLGVRRYRVWTSQGVIPTMKFVIGEFPEIVEKEIDGQPLPTPVDLPVTINGRIFPREDVDTWTFTGKAGHGYTCEVMAARIGSPLDSRLEIIGPEGRPIAENVDGKGTDSLVQFTAPVDGEYQVKIHDINFAGLQHYVYRLTINDGPVINDVFPLGGRRGETVSVELNGVNIAAPNATLQMPTTTEATYTHQFTSDGKATNPITFELSDLPEFIEYKTNPNDAPPGLPAVFNGRIQTAGETDRWTFRAGPGQEFIFDLRASRLESRLDSVLSLEDSNGTVLAENDNLAADQTDSQLRHTFTTEGIYTAVIRERTPRRGGAGFAYRLHVAPPVTAAPDFQLQFSADSLTLVRGTEAAFKVTALRSGGCDGPIELSFADLPAGVTVSETTIPANKSETQVKFKADDTAKIDVHRLTVTGTCKVGEKTILQQATTTEAPELDHLLLAVAMPTPFKVIGAFETNYVSRGATYFRHYTLDRGGFEGPLTISLADRQIRHLQGVTGPEIIVPAGETEFDYNIKLAPWMQPARTARIVVMAVGVVTDSDGTQHKVCYTSNTANDQIIMMVATGELSVDVSPKSILAARGRAAPLQVKIGRGQSITSPITLQLIIPAHVRGITAEKVTLPADIEEVELPIQFADDALGPFNMPLRVRATARVDGQPYTAEDQFEILPDRAQQ; encoded by the coding sequence ATGACCTTTTTATTCCTCCAACCCAATGCTCTAAAGCGGACCTTAAAAGTCTGGCCACTGGCCACCGGCCACTGGCCACTAACCTTGCTTCTCACAGCCCACTGCCTACTGCCGACGAGCTTGCACGCTGATCCCCCCTCCGTCTCCTACATCTTCCCCGCCGGGGGGCAACGCGGGACGTCGGTGGCGTTTCATGTGGGGGGGCATTATTTGCATGAAGTTTGTCCGTTTGATATGTTGGGCCCGGGCGTGAAGGCGACGCCGCTTTTGCATCGTGCGCCGCATACGACTTGGTTTGAGGGGCCGTTGGTTCCCAAACCGTATTCCTCGAAAAGTGAGGACTACCCGAAAGACCAAGCCGGGGCGGTCAGTATTGCTCCCGATGCGCCGCTGGGAGTTCGCCGCTATCGTGTCTGGACGTCGCAAGGGGTGATTCCCACGATGAAATTTGTCATCGGCGAGTTTCCAGAAATAGTCGAAAAGGAAATCGACGGCCAACCGCTACCGACGCCTGTCGATCTTCCCGTCACCATCAATGGACGAATTTTCCCCCGCGAGGATGTTGACACCTGGACCTTCACCGGAAAAGCGGGCCATGGGTATACCTGCGAAGTCATGGCAGCCCGAATCGGCTCGCCACTCGATTCCCGTTTAGAAATCATCGGCCCCGAGGGGCGCCCGATTGCTGAAAATGTCGACGGCAAGGGAACCGACTCCTTGGTGCAATTCACGGCACCAGTCGACGGTGAGTATCAAGTCAAAATCCACGACATCAATTTCGCTGGGTTGCAACACTACGTCTATCGTTTGACAATTAACGACGGCCCGGTAATCAACGACGTTTTTCCTTTGGGCGGGCGACGTGGAGAGACGGTTTCGGTGGAACTCAACGGCGTCAACATCGCCGCCCCTAACGCGACGTTGCAGATGCCCACCACAACGGAGGCGACTTACACACATCAATTTACGAGTGATGGAAAAGCCACCAATCCGATCACTTTCGAATTGAGTGACCTGCCCGAATTCATCGAATATAAAACTAATCCTAACGATGCCCCGCCGGGGTTACCCGCGGTATTCAACGGTCGGATTCAAACGGCCGGGGAAACGGACCGTTGGACATTTCGTGCTGGGCCAGGGCAGGAATTCATCTTCGATCTACGGGCCTCTCGATTGGAATCGCGGCTCGATTCTGTGTTGTCGCTCGAAGACAGCAACGGAACGGTGTTGGCGGAAAACGACAATCTCGCCGCTGATCAAACAGACTCGCAATTGCGTCATACGTTTACCACCGAAGGCATCTACACAGCGGTGATTCGTGAACGGACCCCGCGCCGCGGTGGTGCGGGGTTCGCCTATCGGTTACATGTCGCCCCGCCCGTGACGGCAGCGCCCGATTTCCAACTGCAATTTTCCGCTGACTCGCTGACGTTGGTGCGCGGTACAGAAGCAGCATTCAAAGTCACTGCCCTCCGCAGCGGAGGTTGCGACGGGCCGATTGAATTATCGTTCGCTGATTTGCCAGCGGGGGTAACGGTTTCTGAAACGACGATCCCCGCCAACAAGTCGGAAACGCAGGTCAAATTCAAAGCGGACGACACGGCGAAAATCGATGTCCACCGCTTGACGGTCACCGGCACCTGCAAGGTTGGCGAAAAGACGATACTGCAACAGGCAACAACGACCGAAGCACCGGAGCTGGATCATCTGCTGCTCGCCGTGGCCATGCCGACGCCGTTTAAGGTGATCGGTGCCTTCGAAACCAATTACGTCTCTCGCGGTGCGACATATTTTCGGCACTACACACTCGATCGCGGCGGATTCGAGGGACCGCTGACGATCAGTCTGGCCGACCGGCAGATCCGGCATTTACAAGGAGTCACGGGACCGGAGATCATTGTACCCGCCGGTGAAACGGAGTTCGATTACAACATCAAACTCGCACCGTGGATGCAACCGGCGCGGACGGCTCGCATCGTTGTGATGGCTGTCGGCGTTGTCACCGACAGCGACGGGACCCAGCACAAGGTTTGTTATACGTCTAACACCGCCAACGACCAGATCATCATGATGGTCGCTACCGGTGAGTTGAGCGTTGACGTCTCACCGAAGTCCATCCTTGCAGCACGGGGACGGGCCGCTCCATTGCAGGTCAAAATCGGCCGCGGCCAGTCGATAACCAGTCCAATCACATTGCAATTGATCATCCCCGCTCACGTGCGCGGTATTACCGCCGAGAAGGTCACTTTACCAGCCGACATCGAAGAGGTTGAGCTACCGATCCAATTTGCCGACGACGCATTGGGGCCGTTCAATATGCCGCTACGGGTCCGCGCAACCGCACGAGTAGACGGCCAACCGTATACCGCGGAAGATCAGTTCGAGATACTGCCCGATCGTGCGCAGCAATAG